From the Salmo trutta chromosome 25, fSalTru1.1, whole genome shotgun sequence genome, the window tatttacatttacaattaGATATGTTATTACGGTCTTTATTTACAGCATATTTCCATGTTGTAAAGAATATAAATAAATGAGCCTCAATAAAACAAGTTGTTTGCAGACGTGGAACTAATCTGATCTGCCCAAAGCACAATGGCTTGGTATTTTGATATGCTCAAGGTGAATTTGATCTTGCCCGATCTTCAGTTACTACAGAAATCGTGTGTGTGCGACACTGAGCTAAAAATGAATAATTTATGAAAGAGCAGGATAGGCTACTTACGAGTCTGTTTCTGCTCGAGGCACTGACTCCACACAAGCTGACCCCGTTGTCAACAAGTCCTGTTAAGAGTTTTGACAACAGAGTTGGCAGAAAACAATATAGACTTTGCAGATAACTTAAAACATGCAACATGTACCCATACCATTGGTTAAGTAATTTTAAAACAGGAAATCGTAGATCAACATGCTGTCAATTTGATTATCCTTGCCCATCACAACTGACCAGAATTAGATAAAATAATATTCTTACATTTTCCTGAGCGCCGCTTGAGAACTGAATTTGTGTATTTTTGCAAAACTGGTTGAAGACTGGGATGCCTTTCTTGTCCTTGACTCCAACAGAACCGTTATCTGGACAACATGCCCCACTCCCCTCCGACAATTCAGAACTCTGCCACTGAGGTGTTGAATTGAAAACGCTTTCATTGTGGACTCGACTGGAATGACATAACCCATATGTATTAGACCTGATGAAAGGTTTCGTTTGATACGTTTTCCTCTTGGAACGCAATGCCCGATTGTCATATTCCTGTAGAACTCGATTCAGTTCCACATCAATGTCATCATCCTCTACGGAAAATTCAGAATCGTGTCCTTCACTGTGGCAGTCGTGTTGCGCTCTATTTCGTGACTGACTTAAATTCGTAGATTTGGTTATTTTCAATGGTTTGAACAAGTGTCTTTCCTCTTTCAGAACGTGGACTGTGTTGTCATCTCTTCTGAATGAGTTTATCTCCTTGACACTGGAAGGAGCAACCTTCTTTCCTCGACTACTACCGCTACCCATGTTGTTGTCCCTTGGCACCAGGCTGTAAAAACTTACAAGGCACAGCAAAGGCACGCTCCCATTTCCAGTTCGCGTTGGCCCCCCACCAATAAATCTAAGAACTCAGGAGTTAAACATTAACTTGTCTCCACGCAGTAGCTCGTACAATAATTCAGTTCATTTATGCACGGAGTGAAAGCGGTCATTCTCTCTGTGGCACAATGGAAtcataaaaaaaaaacgaaatctGAAAATGTGTGGCAGAATTGCCGCCTAGATTACAAAGTCATCTGAGTACCGAGAGGGCATTTGGTGAAACTTTCCAAATGTTATTGTGTTCCTCTGAGGTCCATGACGTCTCCATCCATTTAAGAACACTGTCTTATAGCGCACTGTTTACAATCCTACAATTGCCCCGCCGAGTGTCGTCACCATCAGAAGTTCTGTAGATAGCCTTCTAGCCCACTGTAAAGCTTTTACGGTGCCTGCCTGAGTCTCATGGGTGTCCGGATGAGAACCGCTGGACTGGACCGAGACGCTCAATAACAACCGCTCACAATCCTATGACGAGGAGACTGAaaactcctccctctccatcacgTTGTATAGAGGACAAGTATGATACCGCACAGTTAGAAAATTCCAGTTGGATAAAACCCCTCCTTTTAAATATTTGTTCCAACTTTTCTAAATAGCCAACACAGACCTACAGCGAAGTAGATAACCTCACCTCTAAATTGGCTTATAAACATGTATAACCAACAATTCTGAAGCAATTCTGAAGCAATTGATTGTTTTATTCCAAAActtcaaaataaaaatgtatatcttGATCAAATGAGTTGCAGTAGAAAACGTGACATGAGAAAAGTCCATGTAACTGAACGGCATGAGCTAAGAGTAAGCTATAGCCAAACAGATGCTACCAACCACTGGTCCGGACTCTTTTCCTAACTCGGAACACAATAAAATGGGGATGATTAGTGACAAAAAGAATGGAGCAATTAGTTTGATATATCTTGGCCATGTCTTGACAGCAGCATTACCTGTCTGTGTTTGACTAATAGGTTTTATTGAGGCAAGTGAGGACAGTACACAAAGGATGTGAGGCTCTGTCACAGATCAGTAGTGTGTATAAGAGACTCAGAGACCCTATAGTGAGTGATTAGAGGTCCAGTGCTGAGCCACACAAGAGAGGGACATTCCATTCCAACATAACAGGCTTCCCGGAGATTCCTCAATAAGTCATTGTTTGgagttgttttctctctctctctctctctctctctctctctctctctctctctctctgtctgtctctctctctctgtctctctctcttctctctctgtctctctgtctgtctctctctctctctctctctctgtctctctgtctctctctctctgtctctctgtctgtctgtctctctctctgtctctctctctctctgtctctgtctctctctcttctctctcctcaataAGTCATTGTTTGgagttgttttctctctctcgctctctctctctctctctctccagactatGCAACCTGCTCATGCTGGAGAGCTACCAAGTCAAAGACACCTGGCCTAGAGGCCTTTTGCTGGGTTCTCATCTGTTCGGAATCCAATAAAGAAAATGTTGGGCGTTTTCTTCACATGAGAAAGACCCCTGAGCAGACCCCTCTCTGTTATTTACTGTTACATTCACATGTCCCAGAAGGGTTGAGAACATCTGGATCTCAGCTCAACTTCCagacaagggagagaggggagtcacTTCTGCAGCTGTGGCGTCCAGAGAACAGACCAGCTACATAACTGTGGttttcctctactctactctgctctggcCATGCTAGAAATAACTCCTACATGGAGACACCAGTAgagttttttaatttattttattttatttcactttattTAACCAACAACTgcgaccttgccaagataaagcaaagcagtgcaacaaaaacaacacagagttacacataggataaagaaacgtacagtcaataatacaatagaaaaatctgtatacagtgagtgcaaatggagtaaggaggtaaggcaataaatagaccagtagtggcgaagtaattacaatttagcaatttacactggagtgatatatgtgcagatgaggatgtgcaagtagaaatactggtgtgcgaAAGAGCAGATAAACAAAtatggatgaggtaggtagttggctGGATggcctatttacagatgggctgtgtacagctgctctgacagcttacgcttaaagttagtgagggacatataagtctccaacttcagtgatttttgcaattcgttccagtcattgacagcagagaactggaaggaaaggcggccaaaggaggtgttggctttggggatgaccagtgaaatataactgctggagcgcatgctacgggtgggtgttgctatggtgaccagtgagctgtgataaggcagagctttacctaacaaagacttatagatgacctggagccagtgggtttggcgacgaatatgtagcgaggaccagccaacgagagcatacaggtcgcagtggtgggtggtatatgggtgACAAAATgtatttggtgacaaaacggatggcactgtgatagactgcatccaatttgctgagtagagtgttggaggctattttgtaaatgacatcgccgaagtcaaggattggtaggatagtcagttttacgagggtatgtttggcagcatgagtgaaggaggattgttgcgaaaaaggaagccgattctagatttaactttggattggagatgcttaatgtgagtctggaaggagagtttacagtctaaccagacacctaggtatttgtagttgaccacatattctaagtcagaaccgtccagagtagtgatgctagttgggcgggccaTAAACTCCTCAGGTACACAGACAAACCCCACAGTGAAACAcattacatacactatatatacaaaagtatgtggacacccattcaaattagtggatccTGCTATTATAG encodes:
- the LOC115162149 gene encoding uncharacterized protein LOC115162149, translated to MGSGSSRGKKVAPSSVKEINSFRRDDNTVHVLKEERHLFKPLKITKSTNLSQSRNRAQHDCHSEGHDSEFSVEDDDIDVELNRVLQEYDNRALRSKRKTYQTKPFIRSNTYGLCHSSRVHNESVFNSTPQWQSSELSEGSGACCPDNGSVGVKDKKGIPVFNQFCKNTQIQFSSGAQENDLLTTGSACVESVPRAETDSVLDDGNGPSLSMPVILYDGSEVDLMETIEREFS